In the Sandaracinus amylolyticus genome, GCGCGATCCCCTCGCGCTCACGAGGGAAACGCGCGCTCAGGCGATCGACGAGCGCCTCGCGTCCCGCGGGGATCGCGAAGCGCTCGCGCGGCCCGACGCGCACCTCGTCGTAGCCCTCGGGGTCGAGCTCGTGGAACGCGAGATCACCGCCCAGCCCGAGCCCTTCGTAGATGCGGCGCGCCATCTTCCCCGGCGCGAGCTCGCCGATGTAGTGCACGCCCGGGCTCCAGCGGAACCCACCGAGCGGGAACGAGTGGCACCACCCGCCGGGCAGGTAGTGCTGCTCGAGCACGAGCACACGCCGCCCCGCCTGCGCGAGCGCGACCGCGGCCGCGAGGCCCCCCGCGCCCGAGCCGATCACCACCACGTCGGCATCCGCCGGAGCTGCTGCGACCATTCTCGACGATGCATAGGCGCACGGCGCGCGATCACATGACGCGCGCGTGGTACGAAGCGCGCGCCATGCGATCGCTCCTCGTGCTCTCTCTGCTCGTGCTCGGTGCGTGCGCGTCGTGCCCACGTCCCGTCGTCCACGCCGCGACCGCGGACGAGCGCGCGGCGATCGACGCGGTGATGGACGACTGGCACGACGCGGCCGCGAGCTCCGACGAGGCGCGCTACTTCGGGCACCTCACCGAGGACGCGATCTTCCTCGGGACCGACGCCACGGAGCGCTGGAATCCTCAGCAGTTCCGGGACTATGCGCACCCGGCGTTCGAAGCGGGACGAGGCTGGCGCATGCGCTCGGTGCGGCGCGACGTGATCGTGCGCGGCGACGTCGCGTGGCTCGACGAGGATCTCGAGACGGTGAACCTCGGTCCCGCGCGCGGAAGCGCGGTGCTGTTGCGCAGCGAGGACGGCGTGTGGCGCATCGCGCACTACGACCTCGCGATCACCGTGCCCAACGAGCGCTTCGTCGAGGTGCGCGATCTGCTGCGCGCGCCCCCGCCGCCGCCGCAGGAGCCCTGATGCAGCTCGCGATCTTCGTCGCGTGTGCGCCCGGGCTCGAGCCGCTGCTCGCCGAGGAGATGCGCGCGCTCGGCTGCGACCCTCACGTCGAGCGCGGTGGAGTCGAGACGAGCGGTGATCGCGACACCCTCGCGACGCTGCTCGTCGAGCTCGGCCTCGCGAGCCACGTGCTGGTGCGCGTCGCGTCGTTCCACGCGAAGGACCTCGAGCGTCTCGAGCAGCACGTCGCGCGGCTCCCGTGGTCGGGATGGCTGCGGCGCGACGTGCCGCGACGGGTGCGCGCGACCGCGCAGCGCTCGCGCGTCTTCCACACCGGCGCGATCACCGAGCGTGTCGAGCGCGCGATCCGGACGCGGCTCGGCGACGATCCGCAGGGTGACGACGAGATCCCGATCGTCGTCCGGCTCTTCGAGGATCGCTGCACGATCTCGATCGACACGTCCGGTGACGCGCTGCACCGCCGCGGGTATCGGCTCGATCCCCATCGCGCGCCGCTGCGCGAGGACCTCGCGCGCGCGCTGGTGGTCGCGTCGGGCTGGGACGGCGCGAGCCTGCTCGTCGATCCGATGTGCGGCTCGGGGACGATCGCGATCGAGGCCGCGCGGATCGCGATGCGCCACGCGCCCGGGCTCGAGCGCAGCTTCGCGATGGAGCGCACCGCGCTCGACGACGGCATCGCGCTGGCCCAGGCCCGAGAGCGCGCGCGATCGAGCCTGCGCCTCAGCGCCGCGACGATCGTCGCGCGAGATCGCGACCCGAAGGCGATCGATGCAGCGCGCGCGAACGCGGAGCGCGCGGGCGTGCTCGATGCGATCACCTTCGAGGTCGGCGCGCTCTCGACCGCAGCAGCCGCGATCGATCCGTCCCTCGCGCGTGGCACGACCCCGCGCGTGATCACGAACCCGCCGTGGGGGGAGCGCCTCGGGCCCGGACCGGATCTGCGCGCGCTGCATCGCGGCCTCGGTCAGCTGCGACGCGCGCTCGGTGAGGACGTGCGTCTCACGATCGCAGCGCACGACCGCAAGCTCGCATACGCGACGGGTCTTCCGCTGAAGAGCGCGTTCCTCAGCGATCTCGGCGGGCTCAAGGTGCAGGCGATGGTCGAGGGCTGAGCCGGAAGGAGGCGGGCTCGACCTCGCACGCGCTCCGTGCTCCGCTCCGCGGCCATGAACGCGACCCTTCCACGCACCCGCGACCGCTCTCGCGAGCACGACATCGTCCTCTTCGGCGCGACCGGCTTCACCGGCGCGCTCGTCGCCGAGTACCTCGCGCGCCATCACGGCGACGCGGGCGTGCGCATCGCGCTCGCAGGGCGCGATCGCGCCAAGCTCGAGCGCGTGCGCGCCTCGCTGCGCGACGTGCACCCGAAGGCCGCCGAGTGGCCGATCCTGGTCGCGGACGCGAACGACGAGGCCGCGCTCGAGAACGTCGCGTCGCGCGCCGAGGTCGTGTGCACCACCGTCGGCCCCTACGCGAAGTACGGCGAGAAGCTCGTCGCCGCGTGCGTGCGCCACGGCACCGACTACTGCGATCTCACCGGGGAGGTGCAGTTCATCCGCCGCATGATCGACGCGCACCACGACGAAGCGGTGCGCACCGGCGCGCGGATCGTGCACTGCTGCGGGTTCGACTCGATCCCCTCGGACCTCGGCACGCTCATGATGCAGGAGACGATGCGCGAGCGGCACGGCGGCCACCTCGACGAGGTGCGCTTCTTCGCCGGTGAGTCGCGGGGCAGCGCGAGCGGCGGGACCATCGCGAGCATGCTCAACATCCTCGACGAGGTCGCGCGTGATCGCTCGGTGCTCCGCATCGTCGGCGACCCCTACGCGCTGGTTCCTCGCGACGCGCGTGGGCGCGATGGATCCGATCAGCGCGGCGTGCGCTTCGAGCGCGACCTCGGCATGTGGACCGGTCCGTTCGTGATGGCGGCGATCAACACGCGCATCGTGCGTCGCAGCAACTTCCTGCTCCAGCACGCGTACGGCCGCGACTTCCGCTACTCCGAGTCGATGAGCACCGGCCGCGGCCCGAAGGGCGCGATCTTCGCGAGCGCGATGACCGCCGGGCTCGGCGCGTTCGTCGCCGCGGCGAGCGTGAAGCCCATCCGTCGCGTGCTCGAGGAGCGCGTGCTGCCGAAGCCCGGCGAGGGCCCCGATCGCGAGGCACGCGAGCGCGGCTACTTCGTCATCCGCCTCATCGGCAAGGGTCGTGCGGCCGACGGGCGCGAGATCACGCTGCGCGGCCGCGTCGAAGGCAAGGCCGATCCCGGCTACGGCGAGACCGCGAAGATGCTCTCCGAGGCCGCGCTCTGCCTCGCGCTCGACGGCGCGCAGCTCGGCACGCCGGGCGGCATCCGCACGCCGGCGAGCACGATGGGCATGCGCCTCGTCGATCGCCTGCGCCGCGCCGGCATGGTGTTCCGCGTCGACTGATCCCACGCGCGGAGAGCGCGGACGGGCATCGAGCTCGTCCGCGCTGCGCGTCCGTCACGCCGGCGACGCTGCGGCGTGAAAGCGGAGAAACACCTCGCTGCGGGCGAGCGCCACGGCTGACGCGCGAGCGCGCGCGCCCTTCGTCGTGGAGCGCACGTCGCGCGTTGACGCGCTCGGGTGTCCCGAGTGAGGCGCGTGACGCCGCTGCCGTGGCGTCGTCGCGACACCGGGCACGTCTTCGGTGCGGCGCGCGAAACCGTCGCGACACGGGGGACCCTCGGCGCGAACACTGCACTGGGTCGCGGCACCCAGCAGCGCTGCTCCACGTCCACCCGAATCCCCAGCCCGGCTCGCACGCGCTCGCTCGCGACGCGCTGCGATCCGACTCGCAGGAGGAACCACGACATGCGCTTGTTGCCGCGTGCAACGCTGACATCCGTCCTCACCGGCGCGAGCCCGCTCGTCGGCAGCCGCGCCGACGACGGCTCACCGCGCGGATGGATCTCGCCGATCGAAGCCCGCGCCCTGCTCGGCATCGAGTACGTCGATCTCGTCGAAGCGGAGCGCACGTACCTCACGAGCCCCGAGCGCTCGTGGTGGAGTGACGCGAAGATCGTCGCGCGCGCCGCCGTCGCCAACGCGCTGGTGCCCGAGCGCGAGCTCGTGCGCGAACGCAGGCCTCACCTCGTGTCCGCCCACGTCGACAACGTCACGGTCGACGAAGCGCTCCGCACCATCGTCGACGCGCCGCGCCGCGATCGCGCGCGCATCGTGCACTTCGCGCACGCGCACCTGCTCAACCTCGCCTACGAGGACGAGGCGCTCGCGAGCGCGCTCTCGCGCGCGGATCTCGTGCTGCCCGACGGCATCGGGGTGCGCCTCGCCGCGCGCATGCAAGGCGTCGAGCTGCGCCACAACGTGAACGGCACCGATCTCTTCCCGCTGCTGTGTCGTCGCGCGGCCGAGCGCGGCGTGCCGGTCGTGCTCGTGGGCGCGCGCGAGGGGATCGCGGAGCAGTGCGTCGCGCGGATGCGCTCGGAGATCCCGGAGCTCGACGTGCCGTTCGTGTCGCACGGATATCTCGGCGAGGCAGGATCGCGTCGTGCCGCGGCGCGCGTGCGCGCGCTCCGTCGCGTGATCGTGCTCGTCGGCATGGGCAGCCCGCGCCAGGAGCTCTGGGCGTGGCGTCACCTCGCGGACGCGCGCGGCGCGACCGTGCTCACGGTCGGCGGGCTCTTCGACATGTGCTCGGGCGCGATCGCGCGCGCCCCCGCGGCATGGCGCGAGGTCGGCCTCGAATGGGCGTGGCGCCTCCTGATGGAGCCGCGGCGCATGGCGCGCCGCTACGTCGTCGGCAACCCGCTGTTCCTCGGCCGCGCGCTCGCGCAAGCAGCCACGTAGTCAGCGCGCGAAGGTGCCGGACGCACCGGTCGCGCCGACGGACGCCTCGATGTGACGCATCGACGTGATCACCAGAAGCGCCACCAAGGTCGCTTCGGCGCCAGCGTTCCCGGATCCTTGCCGTCGACGGTCTGCTTCGAGATCCGCGCGCCCGGCGGCAGCGCCTTCAC is a window encoding:
- a CDS encoding THUMP domain-containing class I SAM-dependent RNA methyltransferase, translated to MQLAIFVACAPGLEPLLAEEMRALGCDPHVERGGVETSGDRDTLATLLVELGLASHVLVRVASFHAKDLERLEQHVARLPWSGWLRRDVPRRVRATAQRSRVFHTGAITERVERAIRTRLGDDPQGDDEIPIVVRLFEDRCTISIDTSGDALHRRGYRLDPHRAPLREDLARALVVASGWDGASLLVDPMCGSGTIAIEAARIAMRHAPGLERSFAMERTALDDGIALAQARERARSSLRLSAATIVARDRDPKAIDAARANAERAGVLDAITFEVGALSTAAAAIDPSLARGTTPRVITNPPWGERLGPGPDLRALHRGLGQLRRALGEDVRLTIAAHDRKLAYATGLPLKSAFLSDLGGLKVQAMVEG
- a CDS encoding WecB/TagA/CpsF family glycosyltransferase, producing MRLLPRATLTSVLTGASPLVGSRADDGSPRGWISPIEARALLGIEYVDLVEAERTYLTSPERSWWSDAKIVARAAVANALVPERELVRERRPHLVSAHVDNVTVDEALRTIVDAPRRDRARIVHFAHAHLLNLAYEDEALASALSRADLVLPDGIGVRLAARMQGVELRHNVNGTDLFPLLCRRAAERGVPVVLVGAREGIAEQCVARMRSEIPELDVPFVSHGYLGEAGSRRAAARVRALRRVIVLVGMGSPRQELWAWRHLADARGATVLTVGGLFDMCSGAIARAPAAWREVGLEWAWRLLMEPRRMARRYVVGNPLFLGRALAQAAT
- a CDS encoding nuclear transport factor 2 family protein, encoding MRSLLVLSLLVLGACASCPRPVVHAATADERAAIDAVMDDWHDAAASSDEARYFGHLTEDAIFLGTDATERWNPQQFRDYAHPAFEAGRGWRMRSVRRDVIVRGDVAWLDEDLETVNLGPARGSAVLLRSEDGVWRIAHYDLAITVPNERFVEVRDLLRAPPPPPQEP
- a CDS encoding saccharopine dehydrogenase family protein, with protein sequence MNATLPRTRDRSREHDIVLFGATGFTGALVAEYLARHHGDAGVRIALAGRDRAKLERVRASLRDVHPKAAEWPILVADANDEAALENVASRAEVVCTTVGPYAKYGEKLVAACVRHGTDYCDLTGEVQFIRRMIDAHHDEAVRTGARIVHCCGFDSIPSDLGTLMMQETMRERHGGHLDEVRFFAGESRGSASGGTIASMLNILDEVARDRSVLRIVGDPYALVPRDARGRDGSDQRGVRFERDLGMWTGPFVMAAINTRIVRRSNFLLQHAYGRDFRYSESMSTGRGPKGAIFASAMTAGLGAFVAAASVKPIRRVLEERVLPKPGEGPDREARERGYFVIRLIGKGRAADGREITLRGRVEGKADPGYGETAKMLSEAALCLALDGAQLGTPGGIRTPASTMGMRLVDRLRRAGMVFRVD